In Archangium violaceum, the following are encoded in one genomic region:
- a CDS encoding amidohydrolase, producing MIRARSGGLFLGIPPSESDHRFRAHLFWRIDMHWLKNRLGALALTAGLIGACTHATPTPRNEAGADLILHNGKVVTLDAGNRIVSAVAIREGNILAVGDEAEVQRYRASGTKVVDLGGRTVIPGLNDSHIHVIRGGLNYNLELRWDGVPSLAEALERVRRQAERTPEGQWVRVVGGWSEFQFAERRMPTIAELNAAAPKTPVFVLYLYGKALLNKEALRVLGITKDTPNPSGGIIERDARGEPTGLLVAKPDALILYSTLGRLPKLSPEEQVNSTRQFMRELNRLGVTSTIDAGGGGQNFPGDYAVGTELARRGELTLRIAYYLFAQKRGQELEDYKQWTTMTRPGKNGDLLRPNGYQVGGAGENVLWEAADFENFLEPRPELHEGMEPKLEEILTLFAEKGWPFRIHATYDESISRILDVIERVKTTRGMEGLRFIIDHAETISERNLERVARLGGGIAVQDRMAFQGEHFINRYGKELAAHAPPVKRMLELGIPVGLGTDATRVSSHNLWLSLYWLVSGRTLGGTELNQPEMRLDRVTALRLATVGSAWFSGEEKQKGTLEPGRYADLAVLSADYLSVPEEKIKSLESVLTVVGGQVVFAAGDFASLAPAPTPVEPTWSPVALFGGYAPGSTSR from the coding sequence ATGATTCGGGCGCGGAGCGGTGGTCTGTTCCTCGGCATCCCCCCCTCCGAGAGCGACCACCGCTTCCGCGCCCACCTCTTCTGGAGAATCGACATGCACTGGCTCAAGAATCGACTCGGCGCCCTGGCCCTGACGGCCGGCCTCATCGGTGCGTGCACGCACGCCACCCCCACTCCGCGGAACGAAGCAGGCGCGGACCTCATCCTGCACAACGGCAAGGTCGTCACCCTGGATGCCGGGAACCGCATCGTGTCGGCGGTGGCCATCCGGGAAGGGAACATCCTGGCGGTCGGTGACGAGGCGGAGGTCCAGCGGTATCGCGCGAGTGGGACGAAGGTGGTCGACCTGGGCGGACGCACGGTCATCCCCGGGTTGAACGACTCGCATATCCACGTCATCCGCGGTGGCCTCAACTACAACCTGGAGCTGCGGTGGGACGGCGTCCCGAGCCTCGCCGAGGCCCTGGAGCGGGTCCGTCGTCAGGCGGAGCGGACGCCCGAGGGGCAATGGGTCCGGGTGGTGGGCGGTTGGTCGGAGTTCCAGTTCGCCGAGCGCCGCATGCCGACGATCGCCGAGCTGAACGCGGCCGCGCCGAAGACGCCGGTGTTCGTGCTGTACCTGTACGGGAAGGCGCTCTTGAACAAGGAGGCCCTCCGGGTGCTCGGAATCACGAAGGACACGCCGAACCCGTCCGGCGGGATCATCGAACGAGACGCGCGGGGAGAGCCAACGGGCCTGCTGGTCGCGAAGCCGGATGCGCTGATTCTCTACTCGACCCTGGGGCGCCTGCCGAAGCTCTCACCCGAGGAGCAGGTGAACTCGACACGGCAGTTCATGCGCGAGCTGAACCGCCTGGGCGTGACGAGCACCATCGACGCGGGAGGCGGCGGGCAGAACTTCCCGGGCGACTACGCGGTCGGCACGGAGCTGGCCCGGCGCGGCGAGCTGACGCTCCGGATCGCCTACTACCTCTTCGCGCAGAAGCGGGGCCAGGAGCTGGAGGACTACAAGCAGTGGACGACGATGACCCGGCCGGGGAAGAACGGTGACCTGCTGCGCCCCAATGGCTACCAGGTGGGAGGGGCCGGCGAGAACGTGCTCTGGGAGGCGGCCGACTTCGAGAACTTCCTCGAGCCGAGGCCGGAGCTTCACGAGGGAATGGAGCCGAAGCTGGAGGAGATCCTGACCCTCTTCGCGGAGAAGGGCTGGCCCTTCCGCATCCACGCCACCTATGACGAGTCCATCTCCCGCATCCTCGATGTCATCGAGCGGGTGAAGACGACCCGGGGGATGGAGGGTCTGCGCTTCATCATCGACCACGCGGAGACCATCTCCGAGCGCAACCTCGAGCGCGTGGCCAGGCTGGGTGGAGGCATCGCGGTGCAGGACCGGATGGCCTTCCAGGGCGAGCACTTCATCAACCGGTATGGAAAGGAGTTGGCCGCGCACGCGCCGCCCGTGAAGCGGATGTTGGAGCTGGGGATACCCGTGGGGCTCGGGACGGATGCCACCCGCGTGTCCAGCCACAACCTCTGGCTGTCACTCTATTGGCTCGTGTCCGGCAGGACGCTCGGTGGCACGGAGCTGAACCAGCCCGAGATGCGGCTGGACAGGGTGACGGCGCTCCGGCTCGCGACCGTGGGAAGCGCGTGGTTCTCCGGCGAGGAGAAGCAGAAAGGCACGCTCGAGCCGGGCAGGTACGCGGACCTGGCGGTCCTCTCCGCCGATTACCTGTCCGTTCCAGAAGAGAAGATCAAATCGCTCGAGTCCGTGCTCACGGTGGTGGGGGGGCAGGTGGTGTTCGCGGCTGGCGACTTCGCCTCGCTCGCGCCCGCCCCCACGCCCGTCGAGCCCACCTGGTCACCCGTGGCGCTCTTCGGCGGCTACGCGCCTGGCTCGACCAGCCGCTAG
- a CDS encoding sigma-54-dependent Fis family transcriptional regulator — protein sequence MRLEDLDLRELLQFEPRGGILRFAGQRAVLLDAVALGLLRQQLIDTLGHAGARAVLTRFGYALGRRTAETLKDAFPWDSEEDWRRAGGRFHRLQGLVLFEPVRREHPSADTPFAEALWNESFEAEQHLLHIGRSEEPVCWTLCGFASGYLSYGHGRPIYCLEERCRGKGDATCVMVGRPQEEWGEEAASQLGYYEKDCLDEALGRVTQALKSTERTLKAKRRELARAEAEDDSKGILGRSPAMLRVRDLAERVAQVDSTILITGESGVGKEVLARFIHEQSARAAGPFVAINCGAVPESLLESELFGHVRGAFTGATQDRMGLFEAAQGGTLFLDELGEVPLSMQVKILRALQQREIRRVGENTNRSVEVRVLAATNRDLAADIQTGRFRQDLYYRLRVVEIRIPPLRERRDDILALARLFLVRSASRLKRKVSGLTPEAANQLLRYHWPGNVRELENTIERAVVLTRGSSIEPQDLPDEIRGAVTPVYTPGNLRSLEEVERDYILAVLDAVGGNKLKAAETLKIGTSTLFRKLKQYQGASGSTG from the coding sequence ATGCGGCTGGAAGACCTGGACCTGAGGGAGCTTCTCCAATTCGAACCGCGGGGAGGCATCCTCCGCTTCGCCGGCCAACGGGCCGTGCTCCTGGACGCGGTGGCCCTGGGGCTCCTTCGCCAGCAGCTCATCGACACCCTCGGACACGCGGGGGCTCGCGCCGTGCTCACCCGCTTCGGCTATGCCCTCGGCCGGCGCACCGCCGAGACGTTGAAGGACGCCTTCCCGTGGGACTCCGAGGAGGACTGGCGACGCGCCGGGGGGCGCTTCCACCGTCTTCAGGGCCTGGTCCTCTTCGAGCCCGTCAGGCGCGAGCATCCCTCGGCGGACACCCCCTTCGCCGAGGCCCTCTGGAACGAGTCATTCGAGGCCGAGCAGCATCTGCTGCACATCGGGCGCTCCGAGGAGCCGGTGTGCTGGACGCTGTGCGGCTTCGCGAGCGGGTACTTGAGTTACGGCCATGGCCGCCCCATCTACTGCCTCGAGGAGCGGTGCCGCGGGAAGGGAGATGCCACCTGCGTCATGGTGGGCCGGCCCCAGGAGGAGTGGGGCGAGGAGGCCGCCAGTCAGCTGGGCTACTACGAGAAGGACTGCCTGGACGAGGCGCTCGGTCGTGTCACCCAGGCCCTGAAGTCCACCGAGCGAACGCTCAAGGCGAAGCGGCGGGAGCTCGCCCGGGCGGAGGCGGAGGACGACTCGAAGGGCATCCTCGGAAGGAGCCCGGCCATGCTGCGGGTGAGAGATCTCGCCGAGCGCGTGGCCCAGGTGGATTCGACCATCCTCATCACCGGCGAGAGTGGCGTGGGCAAGGAGGTGCTGGCCCGCTTCATCCACGAGCAGTCGGCTCGAGCGGCGGGCCCGTTCGTGGCCATCAACTGCGGGGCCGTGCCCGAGAGCCTGCTCGAGAGCGAGCTCTTCGGCCACGTGCGAGGGGCCTTCACCGGCGCGACCCAGGACAGGATGGGTCTCTTCGAGGCCGCCCAGGGAGGCACGCTCTTCCTGGACGAGCTCGGGGAGGTGCCCCTGTCGATGCAGGTGAAGATCCTTCGTGCGCTCCAGCAGCGGGAGATCCGCCGCGTCGGTGAGAACACGAACCGGTCCGTGGAGGTGAGGGTGTTGGCGGCCACGAACCGGGATCTGGCCGCAGACATCCAGACGGGCCGCTTCCGGCAGGACCTCTACTACCGGCTGCGCGTGGTGGAGATCCGCATCCCTCCGCTCCGGGAGCGCCGGGACGACATCCTCGCGCTCGCGCGCCTGTTCCTCGTGCGCTCCGCCTCGCGGCTCAAGAGGAAGGTGTCCGGGCTCACCCCCGAGGCCGCGAACCAGCTCCTGCGCTACCACTGGCCGGGCAACGTGAGGGAGCTCGAGAACACCATCGAGCGCGCCGTCGTGTTGACGCGGGGAAGCAGCATCGAGCCCCAGGACCTGCCCGATGAGATCCGCGGGGCGGTCACGCCCGTCTACACGCCGGGCAACCTCCGCTCGCTCGAGGAGGTCGAGCGGGACTACATCCTCGCCGTGCTCGACGCCGTGGGAGGCAACAAGCTGAAGGCCGCCGAGACGCTGAAGATCGGCACCTCCACCCTCTTCCGGAAGCTGAAGCAGTATCAGGGCGCCTCGGGCTCGACGGGGTAG
- a CDS encoding MDR family MFS transporter, with product MSWIQRRPEYAVAIVFVSSMFMNILDTTVVNVALPAVAHQFGVRATDAEWVVTGYLMSLAVWIPASGWLGDRFGTKRTLLAAVALFTLASALCGMATSLPLLVGARILQGVGGGLMSPVGTAMLFRAFPPERRANAARVLIIPTVVAPALGPVLGGFLVDTLSWHWVFLVNVPIGLAALAFGAWSLKEHREPTAGRFDLAGFLLAGVGLSLLLYALSTGPVLGWGTPSVVASAAVGALAVVAFVWNELRVRTPMLKLRLLTDRHFRNTNLASAFGSASFMGLLFLMPIFLQSARGESAFSSGLTTFPEALGVLASSQLVGKLYPRVGPRRLIAFGLTSMSVCTLVVAFMGLTANLWVLRGLMFAAGASMAFLFISQQAATFARVSSADTGHASAIFNTQRQVASMLGVALLATLLSARLGAGGVQPGPQSLDAFRLAFVASALMALAGVGAGLAIRDEDAASTMRGGRGRADSSEAAQAAMH from the coding sequence ATGTCCTGGATCCAGAGGCGTCCGGAGTACGCCGTCGCCATCGTCTTCGTCTCCTCCATGTTCATGAACATCCTGGACACCACGGTGGTGAACGTGGCGTTGCCGGCGGTGGCGCACCAGTTCGGCGTGCGGGCCACGGATGCGGAGTGGGTGGTGACGGGCTACCTGATGAGCCTGGCGGTCTGGATTCCGGCGTCCGGCTGGTTGGGGGACCGCTTCGGGACCAAGCGCACGCTCCTCGCCGCGGTCGCGCTGTTCACCCTGGCCTCGGCGCTCTGCGGGATGGCCACCAGCCTGCCCCTGCTGGTGGGGGCCCGCATCCTCCAGGGCGTGGGGGGAGGCCTCATGTCCCCGGTGGGTACGGCCATGCTCTTCCGGGCGTTTCCTCCCGAGCGCCGCGCGAACGCCGCGCGGGTGCTCATCATCCCCACCGTGGTGGCGCCCGCGCTCGGGCCGGTGCTGGGCGGTTTCCTCGTGGACACACTGTCCTGGCATTGGGTGTTCCTGGTGAACGTGCCCATCGGCCTGGCCGCCCTGGCCTTCGGCGCCTGGAGCCTGAAGGAGCACCGTGAGCCCACCGCGGGCCGCTTCGACCTGGCGGGCTTCCTGCTCGCGGGCGTGGGGCTGTCGCTGCTGCTGTACGCGCTGAGCACCGGGCCGGTGCTCGGCTGGGGGACGCCGTCCGTGGTGGCCTCGGCCGCGGTGGGGGCGCTGGCGGTGGTGGCGTTCGTGTGGAACGAGCTGCGGGTGCGCACGCCCATGCTCAAGCTGCGGCTGCTCACGGATCGGCACTTCCGCAACACCAACCTCGCCTCGGCGTTCGGCAGCGCGAGCTTCATGGGCCTGCTCTTCCTCATGCCCATCTTCCTGCAGTCCGCCCGGGGCGAGTCCGCCTTCTCCTCGGGACTCACCACCTTCCCCGAGGCGCTGGGCGTGCTCGCCTCCTCGCAGCTCGTGGGCAAGCTCTACCCGCGCGTGGGCCCCCGGCGGCTCATCGCCTTCGGCCTCACGAGCATGAGCGTGTGCACCCTCGTCGTCGCGTTCATGGGCCTGACGGCGAACCTCTGGGTGCTGCGCGGGTTGATGTTCGCCGCGGGCGCGAGCATGGCCTTCCTCTTCATCTCCCAGCAGGCGGCGACGTTCGCCCGCGTGTCCAGCGCGGACACCGGCCACGCCTCGGCCATCTTCAACACCCAGCGGCAGGTGGCCTCCATGCTCGGTGTGGCGCTCCTGGCCACCCTGTTGTCGGCCCGGCTGGGCGCGGGAGGTGTGCAGCCGGGTCCCCAGTCCTTGGATGCCTTCCGGCTCGCCTTCGTCGCCTCGGCGCTCATGGCCCTGGCCGGCGTGGGGGCCGGGCTCGCCATCCGGGACGAGGACGCCGCCTCGACGATGCGCGGCGGGCGGGGAAGGGCGGACTCCAGCGAGGCCGCGCAGGCGGCCATGCACTGA
- a CDS encoding MarR family winged helix-turn-helix transcriptional regulator — MTRPRTGNEVVDALIAASHRMRQEVNERLRECGLSLARFKVLQLLEKDALRMKEVSEALGVVPRTLTDTVDGLEAEGLVKREEDPNDRRATRLRLTAAGLNRVTEAHGIMGAVHRERTSRLSAGERAQLIHLLERLSGD, encoded by the coding sequence ATGACCCGACCTCGGACCGGAAACGAAGTGGTGGATGCGCTGATCGCTGCCTCGCACCGGATGCGCCAGGAAGTAAACGAGCGCCTGCGCGAGTGTGGGCTCTCGCTGGCCCGCTTCAAGGTGCTGCAATTGTTGGAGAAGGACGCCCTGCGGATGAAGGAGGTGAGTGAGGCCCTGGGCGTGGTCCCGCGCACCCTCACCGACACCGTGGATGGATTGGAGGCGGAGGGACTGGTGAAGCGCGAGGAGGATCCGAACGACCGGCGCGCCACGCGACTGCGGCTCACCGCGGCGGGCCTGAACCGTGTGACGGAGGCACACGGCATCATGGGAGCGGTCCACCGCGAGCGCACCTCCCGGCTCTCGGCGGGCGAGCGCGCCCAGCTGATCCACCTCCTCGAGCGGCTCTCCGGGGACTGA